The Pseudonocardia sp. HH130630-07 DNA window GACCACCCGCTCCGGATAGGGTCGACGACGTGGCCGTCCCGCCGTGTGCGCCCGGCCGCAGCGGGAAGTCGGCCGGGCCGGCCAGAACCGGCAGGAGGAGGACGACGAGTGGGTCCGACCGGAGCATCCGAGCACGTCACGACGCCCGACAGCGGCCCGGCAGGGGTGGCGGACGGGTCCCTCACCGGACTGCTCGCCGACTGGCTGCCGCAGCGCCGGTGGTTCGCCGAGAAGGGCCGGCCGCTGCGCGGGGTCCGGATCGCGGCCCGGCACCCGCTGCCCGTCCCCGACGGACTGCTCGGCCTGGACCTGCTGGTGCTCGCCGTCTCCTTCGACGACGACGGCCCGGACCGCCACTACCAGCTCCACCTGGCCCGGGCCCGGACCGCCCCGGACGGCACGGCCCCGATCGGCACCCTCGGCGACACCGACGACACGACCGGCACCGACGGCGGAGCCGGCATGAGCGGCACCGACGGCGGAGCCGGCACGGGCCGCGGCGAGCACGCGGTGCTGTTCGACGGTCTGCACCACCCGGCCGTCACCGGCTGGATCCTGCGGGCCATCGCCGGCTCGACGACCACCGGGGACCTGAGCTTCGTCCCGGAGCCCGGCGCGGAGCTGCCGCTGACCGAGACCGGCCGGGTGGTCGCCGCGGAACAGTCCAACACCTCGGTCCGCTGGGGCGAGCGCTCCATCCTCAAGACCTACCGGCGGCTGTCCCCCGGCCCGAACCCGGACCTGGAGCTGCACCGCGCGCTCCGGGCGTCCGGGTCGACCGCCGTGGCGTCGCTGCAGGGCGCCGTCGAGGGGGCCCTGGACGGCGAGCCCGCCACCTACGGGCTGCTCCAGGAGTTCGCCGCGGGATCCGCGGACGGCTGGGAGCTCGCCACCGGCGCGGTGCGCGACGGCTCCGACTTCACCGGTGACGCGCACGCGCTGGGCCGGGCGCTCGCCGCGATCCACACCGACCTGCGCGCCGGGCTCGGCGCGGGCGAGGCCGACCCGGCCGCGATGGCGGCCTACTGGCGGTCCCGGCTCGACGCCGTCGCCGGGCAGGTGCCGGTGCTCGCGCCGCACGTGCCGGCGATCCGCGCCGTGTACGACGAGGTCGCCGCGCTCGGGGCCCCGGTCGCGGTCCAGCGGGTGCACGGGGACCTGCACCTCGGGCAGACCCTGCGCCGGCCCGACGGCAGCTGGCTGGTCATCGACTTCGAGGGTGAGCCGGCCGCCACCCCGCAGGAGCGCCGGGCACCCGACGCCGCGGTCCGCGACGTCGTCGGCATGCTCTTCTCGTTCGACTACGCGGCCTTCCACCACCTGCTGGTGCGTCCCGACACGCCCGGCGCAGGTCTCGGTTCGGACACCGCCGGGTCGCGGGCGGCGCACGACTGGTCGGCCCGCAACCGGGACGCGTTCTGCACCGGCTACGCCGACCGGGCCGGCTCCGACCCCCGCGAGCAGCGGGCGCTACTGCGCGCCTTCGAGATCGACAAGGCCGTCTACCAGGTGCTCTACGAGACGCGCAGCCGTCCGACCTGGTTGCCGATCCCGCTGGCCGCGATCGCTTCTATCACGGAAGGGCCGTCGGCGTAACCCGGCAGTCACCGGACCTTCGCGAGTTCGACGCCCGGGCAACGCCCGACCCACCGGGCACGGTGCCGCGGGATCGTGGAATCCTCCGAGAAGGAGGATTGACCATGACACGACGACCCCGGGCGTTCCCATGGCGTCGGCTGTGACCGTCGCGTCCCCGGTGCCCGACGACGTGCTCGGCCTGGCGTTCGGGCCGGGGGCCGGCACCGTCGGCGTCGTGCTGGCCGCGATCGCGGTCGGGGTCGTCCTCGAGGGTCCCGTCGTCACGGTCGTCGGCGGCTCGCTCGCCGGTGCCGGTCTGCTCGACTGGTGGGCGGTCTGGCTCGTCGCGCTGGCCGCGGACGTGGTGTCGGACACCGTGTTCTACCTCATCGGACGCGGCGGCCGACGACCGCGGGTGGCACCACTGCTGCTGCGCCTCGGGCTCACCGCCCGGCGCCGGGAGGCGTTGCGCGCCAAGGTCGGACAGAATCTCGGTCAGGTCGTGGTCGGGGCGAAGCTGGTCGACCTGGGGGCGATCCCGGCGTTCCTCGCCATCGGGCTCGCCGGCGTCGGGTTCCCCCGGTTCCTGGCCTGGACCTCCGGCGTCGCCGCCGTGCGGGTGGCGGTCCTGGTCGGGATCGGCGTCTGGGTGGGTGGCCGGTTCGCCTCCGAGCTGGCCGACCGGCCCTGGATCATCGTGGCGGTCGGGGCCGGTACCGGCCTCGTCCTGATGGCCGGACGTGCACTGTGGATGCGCGCCGCGGCCTCGCGGAAGGAGAACGCGTGCGCGTCCTGATTGGCGCCGACACCTGGACACCGAACGTGAACGGTGCCTGCTACGCCGCCCGCCGGCTCGCCGCGGGGCTCGCCGAGCGCGGGCACGAGGTGCACGTCGCGGCACCGTCGGTCGGGTTCCGGAGCCGGCCGGCCGAGCAGGTCGGGCCGATCACCGAGCACCGGATCCGCTCGGTGCCGGTCCCGCGGCCGACCGGTTTCCGGATCTGCCCGCCGCCGGGGCTGCGGCAGACCGCCCGGGCGGTGCTGCGCCGGGTCCGGCCGGACGTCGTGCACGTCCAGAGCCACATGATCCTCGGCCGGATGCTGCTGACCGCCGCACAGGACCTCGGTATCCCCGCGGTCGCGACGACGCACATGATCCCGGACAACATCCTGCCGGCGATCAGCTTCCTGCACCTGCCGCCGTCGCAGCTCAAGCGGTTGTTCTGGTGGGACGCGACCCGGGTGCTGCGCCGGGCGGGCATCGTCACCGCACCGACCCCGCACGCCGCGACGCTCGCCGAGACCCACGGCGTGCCCGGGCCGGTGCTGCCGGTCTCGAACGGCCTCGACACCGCCCGGTTCCGGCCCGACACCTCCGGCCGGGGCGCGGCCTTCCGGGCCCGGCACGGCGTGCCGGACGGGCCGCTGCTCGGCGTGGTCGGGCGGCTCGACCACGAGAAGCACGTGGACGAGATCGTCCGGGCGCTCGCGGTCGTCCGGCGCA harbors:
- a CDS encoding maltokinase N-terminal cap-like domain-containing protein — translated: MGPTGASEHVTTPDSGPAGVADGSLTGLLADWLPQRRWFAEKGRPLRGVRIAARHPLPVPDGLLGLDLLVLAVSFDDDGPDRHYQLHLARARTAPDGTAPIGTLGDTDDTTGTDGGAGMSGTDGGAGTGRGEHAVLFDGLHHPAVTGWILRAIAGSTTTGDLSFVPEPGAELPLTETGRVVAAEQSNTSVRWGERSILKTYRRLSPGPNPDLELHRALRASGSTAVASLQGAVEGALDGEPATYGLLQEFAAGSADGWELATGAVRDGSDFTGDAHALGRALAAIHTDLRAGLGAGEADPAAMAAYWRSRLDAVAGQVPVLAPHVPAIRAVYDEVAALGAPVAVQRVHGDLHLGQTLRRPDGSWLVIDFEGEPAATPQERRAPDAAVRDVVGMLFSFDYAAFHHLLVRPDTPGAGLGSDTAGSRAAHDWSARNRDAFCTGYADRAGSDPREQRALLRAFEIDKAVYQVLYETRSRPTWLPIPLAAIASITEGPSA
- a CDS encoding glycosyltransferase encodes the protein MRVLIGADTWTPNVNGACYAARRLAAGLAERGHEVHVAAPSVGFRSRPAEQVGPITEHRIRSVPVPRPTGFRICPPPGLRQTARAVLRRVRPDVVHVQSHMILGRMLLTAAQDLGIPAVATTHMIPDNILPAISFLHLPPSQLKRLFWWDATRVLRRAGIVTAPTPHAATLAETHGVPGPVLPVSNGLDTARFRPDTSGRGAAFRARHGVPDGPLLGVVGRLDHEKHVDEIVRALAVVRRTVTDARLLVVGEGDDENRVRATVRGCDLGDAVTFTGRLPDDELADIYAAVDVFLNAGTAELQSLVTLEAMATARPVVAVDAGALPHLVRHGENGFRYPHGDVDTLARRVVQVLTDPAAAARMGDAGLRIVAEHTMPATLDAFEAIYAAQRATVLPDTRRRAPDRTGLLRTGRDG